The Larus michahellis chromosome 9, bLarMic1.1, whole genome shotgun sequence genome contains the following window.
cagtttaaaaccattccccctcatcctatcattatactccctgacaaagagtccctccccatccttcctttaggcactggaaggccactctaaggtctcctcggagccttctcttctccaggctgaacaaccccaactctcccagcctgtcgtCACAGCACagatgttccagccctctgatcacctccGTGGCCCTCAATCAGACCTACGTGCAGTACTGCAGTTTTATTACAAATTCTTGCTAAATactttcaacaaaataaaacccaagcagACTAAAGGAAcagaacagattaaaaaaatatctttctcagTTTCACAGAGCTCAAAACCTGACCACCACTCTAAAAGTAGTGAAAAGAGATGATCAACCTGTGGGCCAGTGAAATGCCTGGAGGGACCCAGCACTGACTGAGCTACGTTTGCTCTAATTCGAGTTCTTTAGTACCAAACTGAAAGGAGAAGCAATTGGCACATTAGCGAGATCTAAGAGCTGCTACTCCAATTTGGAGAGATCATAAATACTAGCTCTGATAGAAACTTGAAAGAGTAAGTATGTGGCCAGGATAGGAAAGGTAATTCtactgggaaaaaatgaagactATTATATTTGAAAAACATGCTTGAAGATGcatgagaaaagagagagactaCCTCTACAATATAAGTGTACTACATGAAATAGCAGccgaaaaaaaaaattagctggagttttggaagcagaagagggTTGTACAGCATCTGTGAGCACAGGGAACAATCCCTGGACGAAGGGGACTCGATAACCACGTCAGAGCTTTTCTCTCTCGTTTTTAGTTGAGAAGGAAGCAATGAAATTGTGAGAGCAAAAGATAAGGAAGTTATTCAGTATCAGAGGCTTCAAATGTTCACACAAGAATGAAGTACTGGGGATCCTAAACAACAGTCACAGGTTCAGCTAAGAAAGGCAGCTCACAGCATTGTACCTGCTTGAGCACTTGCCCCAAAGCAACGAGCTGCCAGAAGAGGCAGGCAATACCTGGGATGGATCCGTCACCCGCAGCGTGACCACGTCTTCACTAGTGTATTTGATAAATAGATGATTCTCATCCAAAAGCTGCATCTTCCACATGCGGAGCTGCCTCAACTGATCAAAGTACTGGAAGAATCTTCTTTTTGCTATTGCGCTTCCATCCTGCTCAGCCCGTCTCCACAGGTACACCAGCAGCCTGTGCTTCAAAGAGTTTATGAAGGGCTCTTTGTAGGGGTTGGCCATCCCCGTCTGAGTGTCCCGCTGCACCTCGGGATACACCGCAGACAGAGTCAGGAGATCGTCCTCGTAGCAGAAGCGGCCAATAGTCCGTACGTCAATGAACGTACCCTCGGGTGTTACTTGAAAGACATGAATAGTCTGCTGCTGCACAGAGAGAATGGCCAAGATGTTCTTATAGAGGTACAGCCCCTGGTTGTGAGACAGGATAACTTTGTCACATTTGAAAGTCCGTGTGTCACAGAGCCTGCCCGTGTGGAGATCTATGATATGCAAGGAATAATCCTCCAAGGGGGAACGGGGATTAGGGGTCACCGACTCGCTGTTGCGGTAAACCTCAAAGAAGGGAGGGTGAGGCTCCTCGGGCAGGTACGCAGCAGAGCCAACGATCACATACCGACAGTCGTCAGTGAACAAGCTGCACTCACGGTTCAAGTGCTCCCCATTGGAGGCCACATTGGTGATATGGAGCAGGACAAAGAAGCGTTCAAAAAGCCGCCCCCGGATGTTGACAGATCTTTGGTCATTGCCATTGGCCAGGATCTCTCCCTCGTAGCCTTGCAGGAGGTCTTCTGCTGCCTGGCAGCCTTGATACTCGTAGATCTCCAGAGAGGTCTGATCAGAGGAAAAGGCGATGAAGTAGCGGCCATCAGGGGAGAACTTGCGCAAGAAGCAGGGTGGCTTCTCCACATTGACCACGGTGAAGTTGGGGAAGACATTCTGGTGGAAGACGCGGACTTGGTGCCAGTGGGTGCCAGCTTTGCCCGAGCTGATCCGGCGGCGCTCCAGGCGGTGGATGACATTCTGGTTCTGGATGCGGCGGGGCCTGATCGTGGGGGCATCATGGTCCATGATCAGAGCTCTACTTCATCTTCACCCTGCCGCAGAGGAAGCACATACATGCCATGGGACCACACAGAGACAAGGGGAGAATCCAAGATACTGAGGGACCTGCTTGCAGGGATGGGGTGTGGGAAAGCCCCATAGCACTCAGGGTGCAGAGGAGTCAGCTGAGAAGTGCAGACATGCCTTGGGAAAGTGGGGAGATAACACAGAAGGACACTGTGGAGAGgtggagacagggagagaaacCTCAGCGGGGAGTACCAAGGAAGACAGAGGAACTCAGAGGGAACCCCAGTGCACCTGGAGATGATGGTATCTGCAGGCCTGTCTGCTGATGGAGGCACAGGGGGGCATCGGGAGATGACAGAGGAAGTCAAGGAGGGGGGGTAGGTACAGGTGGGCTCCAAGGGAATGGAGGGAGCGCCCAGGCACCAGAGAGGGAGTGAGGGGAGCCAGAAACAATCCATAGACCTGCCTGCTGACAGGAAGGCACGGGGGTGCAGCTTGGAAAGGATGAAGAAAGCTGGGGGCGGGGAGACACATAAGGGGTCACCAGGAGGCCCTACGGTCCTGTCTGCCGAGGGGGACCGCAGAGAGGACCGGGTACCCGGTGGTTGTGGGGGGACACCGAGCTCCAGGGGAAGCCTAGGGCAGGCTGCAGGCCCGCCCGCCGATGGGAGCGGggcccccagcagctctcccaccATCCCGGAGAGTGAGGGGACACGGCGGAACCAGGGGCCGCGGGGGCCTCCTAGCTGGGCAGGGacccgggagcggggcgggaggaggccgcGGCTGCGCTCACCGCTGTGGCCCGGCACtgggtcccgccgccgccgccgctcactCTATGGCCGCCGCCATCTTTCCGCCACCGCACGACGACGCGCCGCGCCGGGGACGGCGGGAGGGTATCACCCCCCGCACTTCCGCTTCCGACCGGCGGGTCAGCGaggcgggccgcgccgggccaCACTGTCGGCAGGGCGGGGGAGAccgcgccccctggcggcgggagggagcgctGCGGGGCGCGCCCGCGCACCCACCCCGCACCCCCCGAAACCCCGCACCCTCTGAAATCCCGCACCCTCTGAAATCCCACACCCACCCCGCAGCCCCTGAAACCCCGCACCCCCTGAAACCCCGCACCCCCTGAAACCCGGCACCCCTGAAACCCCGCGCCCGCCCTGCACCCATCCTGCAACCACGCTGAACCCCCTGAAACCCCGCACCCGCTGAAACCCtgcaccccccctgcacccaccccgcacccccctgcacccaccctgcACCCCCTGAAACCCCGCACCCCCTGAAACCATGCACCCACCCTGTCACCCACCCTGCACCCATCCTGCAACCTTGCACCCACCCTACACCCACCCTGCACCCTCTGCACCCCCTGAAACCCCACACCCACCCTGCACCCACCCTACACCCATCCGATGCCCCCTGAAACGTTGCACCCACCCTGCACCCCGGGCACCCCCTTCACCCTTCCACCCCCTCACCCATCCTGTTCCCTATCCCACTACTCCCTgcacccaccctgcaccccaaccACCCCATCACagcaccccctccacccccatccAACCATCCCCAAGCTCCCTGCGCCGccctgcacccccatccctgcaccccaaacaccccctgAACCCCGCCATGCCTTGAGCATCCCAAacccctccatccccaggcaCCCCCTGCACCCCGAGTGCCCcgcatggggacaccccaggggacatcacacctgctgccacccagcaTATTTGGTTTGTACCCCAACATCTCAACTCCGGCACTGGCAGCAGAGGTTGGGGTCACCCCCGGGCACACCTCTGGGCTTTCCAAGGGCCTTGAAAGCTTTTTGCTCGCCCAGGCTTTTAgcagcatcccccctcccaccccatgcATTAGCAGCCGAGGCAGCGAGGGCAGCTCCGAGGGGCACTTGTCCttcaaagggaaggaaggaggaatgtCAGGGGGGCCCTTGAGATCCATTTGCCAGCCTCTTGCCGATGCCGAGCCGCCATGCCGGTGTTTGGAGCCACTCCACCGGCGGGCGAGGGAGCTGGGAGCGGGGGCCACGGGGCAGGATGCTCAAAGCAGGGTGCCGGAGAGCCCACCGaggcgcccccccaccccccccaccccggggtgagTGGCCCTGCAGGAATGCAGCAGCGGTACCCAGCATGTC
Protein-coding sequences here:
- the DET1 gene encoding DET1 homolog isoform X1, whose protein sequence is MDHDAPTIRPRRIQNQNVIHRLERRRISSGKAGTHWHQVRVFHQNVFPNFTVVNVEKPPCFLRKFSPDGRYFIAFSSDQTSLEIYEYQGCQAAEDLLQGYEGEILANGNDQRSVNIRGRLFERFFVLLHITNVASNGEHLNRECSLFTDDCRYVIVGSAAYLPEEPHPPFFEVYRNSESVTPNPRSPLEDYSLHIIDLHTGRLCDTRTFKCDKVILSHNQGLYLYKNILAILSVQQQTIHVFQVTPEGTFIDVRTIGRFCYEDDLLTLSAVYPEVQRDTQTGMANPYKEPFINSLKHRLLVYLWRRAEQDGSAIAKRRFFQYFDQLRQLRMWKMQLLDENHLFIKYTSEDVVTLRVTDPSQPSFFVVYNMVSTEVIAVFENTSDELLELFENFCDLFRNATLHSEAVQFPCSASSNNFARQIQRRFKDTIVNAKYGGHTEAVRRLLGQLPISAQSYSGSPYLDLSLFSYDDKWVSVMERPKTCGDHPIRQGWLALRFKEGRGEWPSRKNMRFSIGCVVKMWSMSAPETASPVSVITRSCRLRAECIVLLAGGKCALRLKALSELKPEENAKYSHVLSDGGKRNSWEAKWQFCA
- the DET1 gene encoding DET1 homolog isoform X2, whose translation is MDHDAPTIRPRRIQNQNVIHRLERRRISSGKAGTHWHQVRVFHQNVFPNFTVVNVEKPPCFLRKFSPDGRYFIAFSSDQTSLEIYEYQGCQAAEDLLQGYEGEILANGNDQRSVNIRGRLFERFFVLLHITNVASNGEHLNRECSLFTDDCRYVIVGSAAYLPEEPHPPFFEVYRNSESVTPNPRSPLEDYSLHIIDLHTGRLCDTRTFKCDKVILSHNQGLYLYKNILAILSVQQQTIHVFQVTPEGTFIDVRTIGRFCYEDDLLTLSAVYPEVQRDTQTGMANPYKEPFINSLKHRLLVYLWRRAEQDGSAIAKRRFFQYFDQLRQLRMWKMQLLDENHLFIKYTSEDVVTLRVTDPSQPSFFVVYNMVSTEVIAVFENTSDELLELFENFCDLFRNATLHSEAVQFPCSASSNNFARQIQRRFKDTIVNAKYGGHTEAVRRLLGQLPISAQSYSGSPYLDLSLFSYDDKWVSVMERPKTCGDHPIRFYARDSGLLKFEIQAGLLGRPINHTVRRLVAFTFHPFEPFAISVQRTNAEYVVNFHMRHSCT